One Bradyrhizobium sp. CCGB12 genomic window carries:
- a CDS encoding HD domain-containing phosphohydrolase, which produces MQNARTTLSTVNRDCIREKEAARSFVHVLADTSDKLAAVCSILEGRFDLAGERLDAEARLSQLPYAIIIRADLRDVGNIAAIKKRAGKLAKAKKRVFLLEPFSHVGISQAYALGATLVLPGTINRTKLLAALSDPTAPPSGSSNETAQSDDAVETAATAIASMFTSVTLGQPIDVDGTKEAGRQIADRITQRGLSEWLATVRRHHEGTYQHCLLVTGIAIDFGLSLGVGRADLERLYSAAMFHDIGKAQIPLTILDKSGSLDAEERALIETHPAAGHEFLKGHDKISPEILDAVRHHHEYLDGSGYPDALCAESIGDIVRILTISDIFAALIEHRHYKPTMPRAEAYGILCGMSGKLEKALVNSFKQVALTR; this is translated from the coding sequence GTGCAGAACGCGCGAACCACACTTAGCACTGTCAACCGGGACTGCATCCGAGAGAAGGAAGCAGCCCGCTCCTTCGTGCATGTGCTGGCGGACACATCCGACAAACTGGCGGCGGTCTGCTCGATCCTCGAAGGGCGGTTCGACCTCGCGGGCGAACGGCTGGATGCCGAGGCCAGGCTATCGCAGTTGCCGTACGCCATCATCATCCGTGCGGACCTGCGCGATGTCGGCAATATTGCGGCGATCAAGAAACGCGCTGGCAAGCTCGCCAAGGCGAAGAAGCGGGTGTTCCTGCTCGAGCCCTTCTCGCACGTCGGCATTTCGCAAGCCTACGCGCTTGGGGCGACACTCGTCCTGCCTGGCACGATCAACCGGACCAAACTGCTGGCGGCACTGTCTGATCCGACAGCCCCGCCCTCTGGCTCGTCGAACGAGACGGCACAATCCGACGATGCGGTCGAGACCGCGGCAACCGCTATCGCATCGATGTTCACGTCGGTGACGCTCGGGCAGCCGATCGACGTCGACGGCACCAAGGAAGCCGGGCGCCAGATCGCCGACCGCATTACCCAGAGAGGTCTGTCGGAATGGCTTGCGACGGTGCGCCGCCATCACGAAGGAACCTATCAGCACTGCCTGCTCGTGACCGGCATTGCCATCGACTTCGGCCTCAGCCTCGGCGTCGGAAGAGCCGATCTTGAGCGCCTCTACTCGGCGGCCATGTTCCACGACATCGGCAAGGCGCAGATCCCGCTCACCATCCTCGACAAGTCGGGCAGCCTCGATGCGGAGGAACGCGCACTGATCGAAACTCATCCGGCCGCAGGCCACGAGTTTCTGAAGGGCCATGACAAGATTTCGCCTGAGATCCTCGATGCCGTTCGCCATCATCACGAATATCTCGACGGAAGCGGCTATCCGGATGCCCTCTGCGCCGAAAGCATTGGCGACATCGTGCGGATTCTCACGATCTCCGACATCTTCGCAGCGCTGATCGAGCATCGGCACTACAAGCCGACCATGCCACGCGCGGAGGCCTACGGCATACTATGCGGGATGAGCGGAAAGCTGGAAAAAGCGCTGGTGAATTCGTTCAAGCAAGTCGCGCTCACGCGGTGA
- a CDS encoding ABC-F family ATP-binding cassette domain-containing protein, whose protein sequence is MIRLDNVSKQAGHQILFIEASAALNKGEKIGLVGPNGAGKTTLFRMIAGEELPDEGQVSTDRGITIGYFNQDVGEMSGHSAVAEVMNGAGPVSEVAAELRELEAAMADPDKADEMEEIIARYGEVQHRFEELDGYALDGRAREALSGLGFSQEMMDGDVGKLSGGWKMRVALARILLMRPDVMLLDEPSNHLDLESLIWLEKFLHDYEGTLLMTSHDREFINRVISKVIEIDSGSLTTYTGDYEFYEQQRAQNEKQQQAQFERQQAMLAKEIKFIERFKARASHAAQVQSRVKKLDKIERVEPPRRRQSVAFDFLPAPRSGEDVVALKNVHKGYGARRIYDGLDFMIRRRERWCVMGVNGAGKSTLLKLVAGASEPDQGTVALGGSVKMGYFAQHAMDLLDGERTVFQSLEDQFPTAGQGSLRALAGCFGFSGDDVEKRCRVLSGGEKARLVMAKMLFDPPNFLVLDEPTNHLDLATKEMLITALSDFEGTMLFVSHDRHFLATLSNRVLELTPEGIHQYGGGYTEYVARTGQEAPGLRS, encoded by the coding sequence ATGATCCGCCTCGACAACGTCAGCAAGCAAGCCGGCCACCAGATCCTTTTCATTGAAGCCTCCGCGGCCCTCAACAAGGGCGAGAAGATCGGCCTCGTCGGGCCGAACGGCGCCGGCAAGACCACCCTGTTCCGGATGATCGCCGGAGAGGAACTGCCCGACGAGGGTCAGGTCTCGACCGATCGCGGCATCACCATCGGCTATTTCAACCAGGACGTCGGCGAGATGAGCGGCCACAGCGCCGTGGCCGAGGTGATGAATGGCGCCGGTCCCGTCAGCGAGGTCGCGGCCGAGCTGCGCGAGCTCGAGGCCGCGATGGCCGACCCTGATAAGGCTGACGAGATGGAGGAGATCATCGCCCGCTACGGCGAGGTGCAGCACCGTTTCGAGGAGCTCGACGGCTATGCGCTCGACGGCCGGGCGCGCGAAGCCTTGTCCGGCCTCGGCTTCAGCCAGGAGATGATGGACGGCGACGTCGGCAAGCTCTCCGGCGGCTGGAAGATGCGCGTGGCGCTGGCACGTATTCTCCTGATGCGTCCCGACGTCATGCTGCTCGACGAGCCGAGCAACCATCTCGACCTCGAAAGCCTGATCTGGCTGGAGAAATTCCTGCACGATTACGAGGGCACGCTCTTGATGACCTCGCACGACCGCGAGTTCATCAACCGCGTGATCTCCAAGGTGATCGAGATCGATTCCGGCTCGCTCACGACCTATACCGGCGATTATGAATTCTACGAGCAGCAGCGGGCGCAGAACGAGAAGCAGCAGCAGGCCCAGTTCGAGCGCCAGCAGGCGATGCTCGCCAAGGAGATCAAGTTCATCGAGCGCTTCAAGGCGCGCGCCTCGCACGCCGCCCAGGTGCAGAGCCGGGTCAAGAAGCTCGACAAGATCGAACGGGTCGAGCCGCCGCGCCGCCGCCAAAGCGTCGCGTTCGATTTCCTGCCGGCGCCGCGCTCGGGCGAGGATGTCGTAGCGCTCAAGAACGTCCACAAGGGTTATGGCGCCAGGCGCATCTACGATGGGCTCGACTTCATGATCCGTCGCAGGGAGCGCTGGTGCGTGATGGGGGTCAACGGCGCCGGCAAGTCGACGCTGCTCAAGCTCGTCGCCGGTGCGAGCGAGCCGGACCAGGGCACTGTGGCGCTCGGGGGCAGCGTCAAGATGGGCTATTTCGCCCAGCATGCGATGGATCTGCTCGACGGCGAGCGCACCGTGTTCCAGTCGCTGGAAGACCAGTTTCCGACCGCGGGGCAGGGCTCTCTGCGCGCGCTCGCCGGCTGCTTCGGCTTCTCCGGCGACGACGTCGAGAAGCGCTGCCGGGTGCTGTCAGGCGGCGAGAAGGCGCGGCTCGTGATGGCAAAAATGCTGTTCGACCCGCCGAACTTCCTGGTGCTGGACGAGCCGACCAACCACCTCGACCTCGCCACCAAGGAGATGCTGATCACGGCGCTGTCGGATTTCGAGGGCACCATGCTGTTCGTCTCGCATGATCGGCATTTCCTGGCGACGCTGTCGAACCGGGTGCTGGAGCTGACGCCCGAGGGCATCCACCAGTATGGCGGCGGCTATACCGAATATGTCGCGCGGACAGGGCAGGAGGCGCCGGGATTGCGGTCGTAG
- a CDS encoding PilZ domain-containing protein, with product MKFDGRKAMRVRMDHRQPVNLMGSDGTWRRSCVLLDVSQTGAKVEVEGTLDVLKAKEFFLLLSSTGLAYRRCELIWIDGTTAGLHFIPADGKKKPASAQAAATQDAVLSK from the coding sequence ATGAAGTTCGACGGCCGCAAGGCAATGCGCGTACGGATGGACCACAGGCAGCCTGTGAACCTGATGGGCTCCGATGGAACATGGCGGCGCAGCTGCGTTCTGCTTGACGTGTCGCAGACAGGCGCGAAGGTCGAGGTCGAGGGTACGCTGGACGTGCTCAAGGCCAAGGAATTCTTCCTGCTGCTGTCGTCGACGGGGCTCGCCTACCGTCGCTGCGAGCTGATCTGGATCGACGGGACCACCGCAGGCCTTCACTTCATCCCCGCAGACGGCAAGAAGAAGCCGGCGAGCGCACAGGCAGCCGCGACACAGGACGCCGTCCTGAGCAAATAG
- a CDS encoding dienelactone hydrolase family protein: protein MPAHLIRLFIGFVASLVPVAAVFAAPQTVYFRSADNRTALVGYLFQPTTPGPWPAVVMLHGRGGPYSSNNNSGCTSVGAGIASACDATTLSKRHRMWGEYWSAHGYLALLPDSFGPRGKAHGFGRFTHDDPDRADVNELTVRPLDAEGALAYLRGRSDVIGRQVFLQGWSNGGSTALNVMIRQGDKTAGYRGALVFYPGCGRKALVAPTISSAAPIAMFLGTDDEEVSPQTCLQFAERSRQAGSPIDVTAYRGATHDFDEPSSRRQSTPGNQAAMNDARVKAMAALDRWKN, encoded by the coding sequence TTGCCAGCTCATCTCATCCGTCTCTTCATCGGCTTCGTCGCCTCGCTGGTCCCGGTCGCGGCGGTCTTCGCTGCACCGCAGACGGTCTATTTTCGCAGCGCCGACAACCGCACCGCGCTCGTCGGCTACCTGTTCCAGCCAACGACGCCGGGCCCCTGGCCTGCCGTCGTCATGCTCCATGGCCGCGGCGGCCCCTACTCCAGCAACAACAATTCCGGCTGCACGTCCGTCGGCGCCGGGATCGCTTCGGCATGCGACGCCACCACCTTGTCCAAGCGGCACAGGATGTGGGGCGAATATTGGTCGGCGCACGGTTACCTTGCCTTGCTCCCGGACAGTTTTGGCCCACGCGGCAAGGCGCACGGCTTCGGCCGCTTCACCCACGACGATCCTGACCGCGCCGACGTCAACGAACTGACCGTGCGCCCGCTCGATGCCGAGGGGGCGCTCGCTTATCTGCGCGGACGCAGCGACGTGATCGGCAGGCAGGTCTTCCTCCAGGGCTGGTCCAATGGCGGCAGCACCGCACTGAACGTGATGATCCGGCAGGGCGACAAGACAGCCGGTTATCGCGGCGCGCTCGTGTTCTATCCGGGCTGCGGACGGAAGGCTCTGGTCGCGCCGACCATCTCCAGCGCTGCACCGATCGCGATGTTTCTCGGCACCGACGACGAAGAGGTCTCGCCGCAAACCTGCCTGCAATTCGCCGAGCGCTCGCGACAGGCCGGAAGCCCGATCGACGTCACGGCCTATCGCGGGGCAACCCACGATTTCGACGAACCCTCGTCCCGGCGACAGTCCACGCCCGGGAATCAGGCCGCGATGAACGATGCACGCGTCAAGGCCATGGCCGCCCTCGACCGCTGGAAAAATTGA
- a CDS encoding DUF2336 domain-containing protein, which yields MTANSPADILVELEDAVATCPLDRCARILSGIVQLLSSSRDRPQELLAKVTDGVLLRLAERVETTALLQLSAALAELKVAPLETVRRLASHNDPDVACPVLLKSQSLSTADLKAIAASSGERQRCAIAGRARIEPPVIEALIKRGGRTVYVALIGNTGARFSDAAYVALVEKCLTDDELTKALALRPDTPDTVTRKLLSASPAPKAGTGPKATVSPQAAAATPIAPKLPCPAAYASARPEIVALSRVGKLNDSTVNRFAIRGETANLFTALSVLSGTPIEIVEHVMTDDDCEGLVMACRASRLNWQTTLAILCNRSGTRLSFAEREHAQHIFETLLLSTSQWTVRWGEIAANAKTNDRPHRGARNGG from the coding sequence ATGACGGCAAATTCGCCTGCTGATATTCTGGTCGAGTTGGAAGACGCGGTCGCCACGTGTCCGCTGGACCGCTGCGCTCGCATCCTCTCCGGCATCGTGCAGCTTCTTTCCAGCAGCCGCGACCGGCCTCAGGAACTGCTTGCCAAGGTTACCGACGGCGTTCTGCTGCGGTTGGCAGAGCGGGTCGAGACCACTGCGCTGCTTCAGCTCAGCGCCGCGCTTGCCGAGCTCAAGGTGGCTCCGCTGGAGACCGTGCGACGTCTCGCCTCACACAACGATCCGGACGTGGCGTGCCCTGTCCTGCTCAAGTCGCAGTCACTGTCCACGGCCGATCTCAAGGCGATCGCGGCCTCGAGCGGTGAACGGCAGCGATGCGCGATCGCGGGCCGCGCGCGCATCGAACCGCCGGTGATCGAGGCGCTGATCAAGCGCGGCGGCCGCACCGTTTACGTCGCGCTGATCGGCAATACAGGGGCACGGTTCTCTGATGCCGCTTACGTTGCCCTCGTTGAGAAGTGCCTGACGGATGATGAACTCACGAAGGCACTGGCGCTCAGGCCTGATACGCCCGATACGGTCACGCGGAAGTTGCTCTCGGCCTCACCGGCTCCGAAAGCCGGCACAGGGCCAAAAGCCACCGTCTCGCCTCAAGCCGCAGCGGCGACGCCAATTGCGCCCAAGTTGCCCTGCCCGGCGGCGTATGCAAGCGCGAGACCGGAGATCGTCGCGCTCAGCCGCGTCGGCAAGCTCAACGACTCCACGGTGAACCGCTTTGCGATCCGCGGCGAGACAGCCAATTTGTTCACCGCCCTGTCAGTGCTTTCGGGAACTCCCATCGAGATCGTCGAGCACGTCATGACCGACGACGATTGCGAGGGCTTGGTCATGGCCTGCCGGGCCTCGCGGCTGAACTGGCAGACCACGCTGGCGATCCTGTGCAACCGCAGCGGCACCAGGCTTTCCTTTGCCGAGCGTGAGCACGCACAGCACATTTTCGAGACGCTGCTTTTATCGACCAGCCAGTGGACGGTGCGTTGGGGAGAAATCGCCGCAAACGCCAAGACAAACGATCGGCCACATCGCGGCGCAAGGAATGGGGGATGA
- a CDS encoding transposase — protein MVRYRRNLLPGGTFFFTVTLDDRRSSALIDHVDKLRGAFRVARTERPFTIDAIVILPDHLHAIITLPDADADFSGRWRRIKSLFTRQLTASGVPVSRNHRGEFALWQRRFWEHTVRDDADFKRCADYIHFNPVRHRLVASPSDWPYSSLHRYIRTGVLPADWGGASEVSGSFGERGD, from the coding sequence ATGGTTCGCTATCGGCGCAATCTCCTTCCTGGCGGCACATTCTTCTTCACCGTGACACTGGACGATCGAAGATCGTCCGCGCTGATCGATCATGTCGACAAGCTGCGAGGCGCATTCCGCGTTGCACGCACCGAAAGGCCATTCACGATCGATGCGATTGTGATCCTGCCGGACCACCTGCATGCGATCATAACGCTGCCGGACGCAGACGCCGACTTCTCGGGGCGGTGGCGGCGGATCAAAAGTCTGTTCACTCGTCAACTGACCGCTTCCGGGGTGCCGGTCTCCCGCAATCACCGCGGCGAATTCGCCTTGTGGCAGCGACGCTTCTGGGAACACACGGTACGCGACGACGCGGATTTCAAACGCTGTGCAGACTACATCCATTTCAACCCGGTCAGGCACAGGCTCGTCGCGTCACCGTCCGACTGGCCCTATTCGTCGCTCCATCGCTACATCCGCACCGGTGTGCTGCCTGCCGATTGGGGTGGCGCCAGTGAGGTAAGCGGCAGCTTCGGAGAGCGCGGAGACTGA
- a CDS encoding alpha/beta hydrolase: MAAPLDPVIAQIIPLMPMRDPAVMTPQSARDSLRALAASRAAVPPPPVDSVEDIKVKGGAGLLDARVYRVGTTPAPTVVFFHGGGWVAGDLETHDRQARNLAIETGAVVISVDYRRPPEIRFPGAFEDAFAAVRDIFDRVAEFGGDAKRLGVAGDSAGGNLAATTAIACRDAGIKLAAQLLVYPVTDVLGAYADARENARYPSRAENADGYFLTRATMEWFCGHYLAEPGHAKDWRVSPLHAASLAGVAPAVVTTAWFDPLRDEGAAYARALEAAGVRVKHHEGPGLIHGYFGMGDASDVARAEAQRARADFKALLVRGV; the protein is encoded by the coding sequence ATGGCCGCGCCACTCGACCCCGTCATCGCCCAGATCATTCCGCTCATGCCGATGCGCGATCCCGCGGTCATGACGCCACAGAGCGCCCGCGATTCCTTGCGCGCACTGGCTGCCTCGCGCGCCGCCGTGCCGCCACCGCCGGTCGATAGCGTTGAGGACATCAAGGTGAAAGGCGGCGCCGGCCTGCTCGATGCGCGCGTTTACCGGGTCGGCACCACGCCCGCCCCGACCGTGGTATTCTTTCACGGCGGCGGCTGGGTCGCGGGCGATCTCGAGACCCACGACCGGCAGGCGCGCAATCTTGCGATCGAGACCGGTGCGGTCGTCATCTCCGTCGACTATCGCCGTCCGCCGGAGATTCGCTTTCCGGGCGCCTTCGAGGACGCCTTCGCCGCGGTGCGCGACATCTTCGACCGTGTCGCGGAATTTGGCGGCGATGCAAAGCGCCTCGGCGTGGCAGGCGACAGCGCCGGCGGCAATCTGGCGGCGACCACCGCGATTGCCTGCCGTGACGCCGGCATCAAGCTCGCCGCGCAATTGCTGGTCTATCCCGTGACCGACGTCCTCGGCGCCTACGCCGATGCGCGCGAGAACGCGCGCTATCCCTCGCGCGCGGAGAATGCCGATGGCTATTTCCTCACGCGCGCCACGATGGAATGGTTTTGCGGCCATTATCTCGCCGAACCCGGCCATGCCAAGGACTGGCGGGTCTCACCGCTGCATGCGGCATCCCTTGCCGGTGTCGCACCTGCGGTCGTGACCACCGCCTGGTTCGATCCGCTGCGCGATGAAGGCGCGGCCTACGCGCGGGCGCTGGAAGCCGCAGGCGTGCGGGTCAAGCACCATGAGGGGCCCGGCCTGATCCACGGCTATTTCGGCATGGGCGATGCCTCTGATGTCGCGAGGGCCGAGGCGCAGCGCGCGCGGGCCGACTTCAAGGCGCTGCTCGTGCGGGGCGTCTGA
- a CDS encoding MBL fold metallo-hydrolase translates to MKQLRIGDITIDAVIEREGPWRRPQDFFPAYDEGVFARHLPTMEPEVFDAARGMMVITYQTFVVRTQRHTILVDTCTGEDKGHPPPFDFPGKERWRNELFALGIGFEQIDYVFCTHLHIDHTGWNTTLRDGRWVPTFPNAKYVFHKGEYAAWEAEHAKGNNPPGTVFRDNCLPIVEAGQALLVDDDYALDDTITLTPAPGHSPCHCCVNIFSRGQRAVVAGDLMHHQIQCREPDWSARPDWDPKQSAVSRRNFFASVADTDTLILPIHFPAPTAGWIKPLGAAFDYRFRRD, encoded by the coding sequence ATGAAGCAGCTTCGGATCGGCGACATCACCATCGATGCGGTGATCGAGCGGGAAGGGCCGTGGCGCCGGCCGCAGGATTTTTTCCCGGCCTATGACGAAGGCGTGTTCGCCCGCCATCTGCCGACGATGGAGCCGGAGGTGTTCGACGCCGCGCGCGGCATGATGGTGATCACCTATCAGACCTTCGTGGTGCGCACGCAGCGTCACACCATTTTGGTCGATACCTGCACCGGCGAGGACAAGGGCCATCCGCCGCCGTTCGATTTTCCCGGCAAGGAGCGTTGGCGCAACGAATTGTTCGCGCTCGGCATCGGCTTCGAGCAGATCGACTATGTGTTCTGCACGCATCTGCACATCGATCACACCGGCTGGAATACGACCTTGCGCGACGGCCGCTGGGTGCCGACGTTTCCGAACGCGAAATATGTCTTCCACAAGGGCGAGTACGCGGCCTGGGAGGCCGAGCACGCCAAGGGCAACAATCCGCCCGGCACGGTGTTTCGCGACAATTGCCTGCCGATCGTGGAAGCCGGGCAGGCGCTGCTGGTGGATGACGACTACGCGCTCGACGATACCATCACGCTGACGCCGGCGCCGGGGCATTCGCCTTGCCATTGCTGCGTGAACATCTTTTCGAGGGGCCAGCGTGCGGTGGTCGCCGGCGATCTCATGCATCACCAGATCCAGTGCCGCGAGCCGGACTGGTCGGCGAGGCCGGATTGGGACCCGAAGCAGTCGGCGGTGTCACGGCGAAATTTCTTCGCCTCGGTTGCGGACACCGACACGCTGATCCTGCCGATCCACTTTCCCGCACCGACAGCCGGATGGATCAAACCGCTCGGCGCAGCGTTCGACTACCGGTTCAGGCGGGACTAG
- a CDS encoding IS1182 family transposase, with product MTNRTFKTGVRRDQPSLLPARVEDYVAGDNPVRVIEAFVAALDLGKLGFRHAGSSGGAGQPPYDPADLLKLYLYGYLNRIRSSRNLEREARRNLELIWLMKRLVPGYRTIAKFRQENWKTLKAVNREFVLMLRELGLIGGEVVAIDGAFFDGNASKASIKTQRKLAKRLAEIEQDIEAYGATLEANDSAEVERPPAGRDGGGDGSRGGDLAQEVAALMAKRASLQADLARLEESGQTQLSRTDPDARLLSKNGQVVAGYNVQIGVDDKHALIAASEVVNDGNDSGQLYDMAKAAKDELGVETLTVLADTGYYNGHTLKDCEENGIAAYVPLAKRTTRLEAQDRISHEAFAYDAEADVYRCPAGKQLRPTDGRKTNGNRIEIRYVSRKSDCDACPLRARCVTVKIPTRTVQRWEHEAVLDRHRARMQGAEAQMRRRAELAEHPFGTIKCRAGYRHFLVRGFDKVCGEWSLMALCYNFSRVLSILGLDAFMAYLASRLPHLALLLLNAITDITDIITRIRPAPAPIRAQIRPIFRYAA from the coding sequence ATGACGAATCGTACCTTCAAAACCGGCGTCAGGCGGGATCAGCCGAGCCTTCTGCCGGCGCGGGTGGAAGATTATGTGGCCGGCGACAATCCGGTTCGGGTGATCGAGGCTTTTGTTGCAGCGCTTGACCTCGGGAAGCTTGGCTTCCGCCATGCCGGATCGAGCGGCGGGGCTGGACAGCCACCTTATGACCCGGCCGACCTGCTGAAGCTTTATCTTTATGGCTACCTGAACCGGATCCGGTCGTCGCGCAACCTGGAGCGCGAAGCCCGGCGCAATCTGGAACTGATCTGGCTGATGAAGCGCCTGGTGCCGGGCTATCGCACCATCGCCAAGTTCCGCCAGGAGAACTGGAAGACGCTCAAGGCGGTGAACCGGGAGTTTGTGCTGATGCTGCGCGAACTCGGTCTGATTGGCGGAGAGGTTGTGGCGATCGACGGTGCGTTTTTTGATGGCAACGCCAGCAAGGCGAGCATCAAAACGCAGCGCAAGCTCGCCAAGCGGCTGGCGGAGATCGAGCAGGATATTGAAGCCTATGGTGCCACGCTCGAGGCCAACGACAGCGCCGAGGTGGAACGTCCACCCGCGGGGCGGGATGGCGGAGGCGATGGCAGTCGCGGCGGAGACCTCGCACAAGAGGTGGCGGCGTTGATGGCCAAGCGCGCCAGCTTGCAGGCCGATCTGGCACGACTGGAGGAGAGCGGGCAGACGCAGCTGTCGCGAACCGATCCGGATGCCCGCCTGTTGTCGAAGAACGGCCAGGTGGTGGCAGGCTATAACGTTCAGATCGGCGTCGACGACAAGCACGCTCTGATCGCGGCGAGCGAGGTCGTCAACGACGGCAACGATAGCGGCCAGCTTTACGACATGGCCAAGGCCGCAAAGGACGAGCTTGGCGTCGAGACGCTGACGGTTCTCGCCGATACCGGCTACTACAACGGCCATACGCTCAAGGACTGCGAGGAGAACGGCATTGCCGCCTACGTTCCGCTGGCCAAGCGAACCACGCGGCTCGAAGCGCAGGATCGCATCAGCCATGAGGCGTTCGCCTACGACGCCGAAGCGGATGTCTATCGCTGTCCCGCCGGCAAGCAGCTGCGTCCCACGGACGGTCGCAAGACCAACGGCAACCGGATCGAGATCAGGTATGTCAGCCGCAAGTCAGATTGCGACGCCTGCCCGCTGCGCGCGCGCTGTGTCACCGTCAAGATCCCGACGCGCACCGTCCAGCGCTGGGAGCATGAAGCGGTGCTGGATCGGCATCGCGCGCGGATGCAGGGCGCCGAGGCCCAGATGCGCCGCCGCGCCGAACTCGCCGAACACCCCTTCGGCACCATCAAATGCCGGGCCGGCTACCGCCACTTCCTCGTCCGCGGCTTCGACAAAGTCTGTGGCGAATGGAGCCTGATGGCGCTTTGCTACAATTTCTCCCGAGTCCTCAGCATTCTCGGCCTCGACGCCTTCATGGCCTATCTGGCAAGCCGGCTTCCGCATTTGGCACTCTTGCTGCTCAACGCCATCACCGACATCACCGACATCATCACCCGGATACGGCCCGCTCCAGCGCCAATCCGAGCCCAAATCCGTCCAATTTTCCGATATGCCGCGTAA
- a CDS encoding DUF937 domain-containing protein, with protein MAVNLVLAAQQLLTPEVIAQIASFLGIDRSAAQKAATAAIPTILASLSDLVGTPAGVNQLSKLLSQEQASNPMDLLRTSGAPGLAQMGSSMLSGLLGGRTTDTMAQAIGSFAGMGEGGGKSLLAMVGPLVMGMLGQQQRNAGMDANGLASLLRSQKDQIMAAVPSGLSDQLSASGLIDKARSGMATAAATGSRIAGASGATGASQAAMAAGRTQWPYWLAAPVILGGLAIYALQRPTEHTVAQNTTVTRPSAGTVGVAPADLTVDGVNLANQVNSSLGTLKAQLPTITDEASAQAALPKINDAISQLDGITARAAKLSPESRSALAKLIVAAAPAINEMCDKISATPAGAIAKPVIDNLRTKLDQLAKV; from the coding sequence ATGGCCGTCAATCTCGTTTTAGCTGCACAACAGCTCTTGACCCCTGAAGTCATTGCGCAGATTGCCTCCTTTCTTGGGATAGACCGAAGCGCGGCGCAGAAGGCCGCAACAGCGGCCATCCCGACAATACTCGCCAGCTTGTCGGATCTCGTCGGAACCCCAGCCGGCGTCAATCAACTGTCAAAACTGCTGTCACAAGAGCAAGCCAGTAATCCCATGGATCTGTTGCGCACCTCCGGCGCTCCCGGCCTGGCTCAGATGGGTTCGAGCATGTTGTCGGGACTGCTTGGGGGCCGAACCACGGACACCATGGCCCAGGCGATCGGCAGCTTCGCGGGAATGGGCGAAGGCGGCGGCAAGTCGTTGCTCGCCATGGTTGGCCCGTTGGTCATGGGCATGCTCGGTCAGCAACAGCGTAACGCCGGGATGGATGCAAACGGACTCGCATCGCTTCTGCGCTCGCAGAAAGATCAGATCATGGCAGCGGTTCCATCGGGCCTCAGTGATCAACTCAGCGCTTCGGGCCTGATCGACAAGGCGCGCAGCGGAATGGCCACGGCCGCCGCCACGGGGAGCCGGATCGCCGGCGCCTCCGGCGCCACCGGCGCGAGCCAGGCCGCCATGGCCGCCGGCCGGACGCAATGGCCATATTGGCTCGCCGCCCCCGTTATCCTTGGCGGACTTGCCATATATGCGCTTCAGCGTCCGACCGAGCATACGGTCGCTCAGAATACAACTGTCACGCGGCCCTCAGCCGGAACGGTGGGCGTGGCGCCCGCGGATTTGACCGTCGACGGGGTGAATCTGGCGAACCAGGTCAATTCGTCCCTCGGTACGCTGAAGGCTCAATTGCCAACCATCACCGATGAAGCCAGCGCGCAGGCGGCCCTGCCGAAGATCAACGACGCCATCTCGCAGCTGGATGGGATCACGGCGCGGGCGGCCAAGCTTTCTCCGGAATCACGAAGCGCGCTTGCCAAGCTGATCGTCGCGGCGGCGCCGGCAATCAATGAGATGTGCGACAAGATCTCGGCGACACCGGCCGGCGCGATCGCAAAGCCCGTGATCGACAATCTTCGTACCAAGCTCGACCAGTTGGCAAAAGTCTGA